Proteins encoded by one window of Streptomyces sp. LX-29:
- a CDS encoding ATP-binding protein has protein sequence MTDPAPEVSGMGTVHHLDDHRPRDTTAPLRLTKETPAAAPEGDTDPAPPAPAVPVWARGARTVRVVATHERTRAAGRLAARHTLYTVSGARIVAKRTWDGRTAARYERMMRAAEAAGQIEQAAEWEERGRQFRAARHQRRMDLLTAPQRVAKGALVGAGTGLGGLLALGTVMAIADGAPAEVIVPLVATIETIRWLVFIVSVVWGPAVAVGPWLALAGLWAVGAKQKAAPQWAMPAGQRDSDGEPITPSIVVKSLRDLGIPALRTAIKEMGDAGASMLSPIVLAGCGVEVDILLPSGCSTEEVLARRRKLAENLGRHEHEVHLSVAPAARTVRAWIADSGALDEPIGPSPLVTDPEASADYKTGRAPWGVDLRGDVALISLYQRHMLITGLSNQGKTASLRALALWLAHDIAVEFRIADLKGVGDWQCTDGIATVLIQGPTDDHVADATEMMEDGVEEMNRRLLAPKGSVFPPLVLICDEAQVAYGSGAIGEDKRPYGGSKATSRYFQAVKAIHDQGRAVNVTVWEGTQDPTNENLPKRSREGNHIRASLVLGTESQARMALGDAAIDAGAAPHKLRQGLDKGTVVVAGDGVKLAPGQPAITIRTHYINDDDADDIAERIKARRSGVTTRTTIATGEEEDVDNLADIASVLGETKRMRTEEIRQRLAERNPRVYRTWTAQDLKEVLEDAGAAPYKSSGVMVASTDLVHAALSRRGDTEDCDPE, from the coding sequence ATGACCGACCCCGCGCCGGAGGTCTCCGGCATGGGAACCGTTCACCACCTCGATGACCACCGCCCCCGCGACACCACCGCCCCGCTCAGGCTGACCAAGGAGACCCCCGCCGCGGCCCCCGAGGGCGACACGGACCCTGCCCCGCCGGCCCCGGCCGTCCCTGTGTGGGCGCGGGGTGCACGGACGGTGCGTGTGGTGGCCACACACGAACGCACCCGCGCGGCGGGCCGCCTTGCCGCCCGGCACACCCTTTACACCGTCTCCGGTGCCCGGATCGTCGCCAAGCGCACTTGGGACGGCCGGACCGCCGCCCGCTACGAGCGGATGATGCGGGCCGCCGAGGCTGCCGGTCAGATCGAGCAGGCGGCCGAATGGGAGGAGCGCGGGCGCCAGTTCCGCGCGGCGCGGCATCAGCGCCGCATGGACCTGCTGACCGCACCGCAGCGCGTCGCCAAGGGTGCCCTGGTCGGCGCCGGGACGGGGCTGGGGGGCCTGCTGGCGCTGGGCACGGTGATGGCGATAGCCGACGGCGCCCCCGCCGAAGTCATCGTGCCGCTGGTGGCCACGATCGAGACGATCCGCTGGCTCGTCTTCATCGTCTCCGTGGTCTGGGGGCCAGCGGTCGCGGTGGGGCCGTGGCTGGCGCTGGCGGGGTTGTGGGCGGTCGGCGCCAAACAGAAAGCCGCACCACAGTGGGCTATGCCTGCCGGGCAGCGCGACAGTGACGGGGAGCCGATCACGCCGTCGATCGTGGTCAAGTCCCTGCGGGACCTGGGCATCCCGGCCCTGCGCACCGCCATCAAGGAGATGGGCGACGCTGGTGCCTCCATGCTCTCCCCGATCGTGCTCGCCGGCTGCGGCGTTGAGGTCGACATCCTGTTGCCCAGCGGGTGCAGCACGGAAGAGGTGCTGGCCCGGCGCCGCAAGTTGGCGGAGAACCTGGGGCGGCATGAGCATGAGGTGCACCTGTCGGTGGCGCCGGCCGCCCGCACCGTGAGGGCCTGGATCGCCGATTCCGGCGCCCTGGACGAGCCCATCGGACCCTCCCCGCTGGTCACCGACCCCGAGGCCAGCGCCGACTACAAAACCGGCCGGGCACCTTGGGGTGTGGACCTGCGTGGAGACGTGGCGCTGATCAGCCTCTACCAACGCCACATGCTCATCACGGGCCTGTCCAACCAAGGCAAAACCGCCTCGCTGCGGGCACTGGCGCTGTGGCTGGCCCACGACATCGCGGTCGAGTTCCGCATCGCGGACCTCAAGGGTGTGGGCGACTGGCAGTGCACGGACGGCATCGCCACCGTCCTCATCCAGGGCCCCACCGACGACCACGTCGCCGACGCCACCGAGATGATGGAAGACGGCGTGGAGGAGATGAACCGCCGCCTCCTCGCCCCGAAGGGCAGCGTCTTCCCACCGCTGGTCCTGATCTGCGACGAAGCCCAGGTCGCCTACGGCTCCGGCGCCATCGGCGAAGACAAGCGGCCCTACGGCGGGTCCAAGGCCACCAGCCGCTACTTCCAGGCCGTCAAGGCCATCCACGACCAGGGCCGGGCAGTCAACGTCACCGTCTGGGAAGGCACCCAGGACCCCACCAACGAGAACCTGCCCAAACGCTCCCGCGAAGGCAACCACATCCGCGCCTCCCTGGTCCTGGGCACCGAGTCCCAGGCCCGCATGGCCCTCGGCGATGCCGCCATCGATGCCGGCGCCGCGCCCCACAAGCTCCGCCAGGGCCTGGACAAGGGCACCGTCGTCGTCGCCGGCGACGGCGTCAAACTCGCCCCCGGACAACCCGCCATCACCATCCGCACCCACTACATCAACGACGACGACGCCGACGACATCGCCGAGCGGATCAAAGCCCGGCGCTCCGGTGTCACCACCCGCACCACCATCGCCACCGGCGAGGAGGAAGACGTCGACAACCTCGCCGACATCGCCAGCGTGCTCGGCGAGACCAAGCGGATGCGCACCGAAGAGATCAGGCAGCGGCTGGCTGAGCGCAACCCGCGCGTCTACCGCACCTGGACCGCGCAGGACCTGAAGGAAGTCCTGGAGGACGCCGGGGCAGCCCCGTACAAGTCCAGCGGAGTCATGGTCGCCAGCACGGACCTCGTCCACGCCGCTCTCTCCCGCCGCGGCGACACCGAA
- a CDS encoding DUF6257 family protein: protein MAQPEPKLTAGEKARVAWYVARMAKRGIAGDENVFQADLERKVDRIIDGARKREERAAKNSK, encoded by the coding sequence ATGGCACAGCCCGAGCCCAAGCTGACCGCCGGCGAAAAGGCGCGGGTGGCCTGGTACGTCGCCCGGATGGCCAAGCGCGGCATCGCCGGCGACGAGAACGTCTTCCAGGCCGACTTGGAGCGCAAGGTCGACCGGATCATCGACGGCGCCCGCAAGCGCGAGGAGCGCGCCGCCAAGAACAGCAAGTGA
- a CDS encoding DUF6251 family protein — protein sequence MTNLPAPQPTPPAVVQLPDGTWAYTDRLPILPAQAQTPVPQVIHVHQAPPDRTTQRVALGAGAGGGAVAAGVYFGPLLVATLTSVAISLAIAALVVALVCSAVVSVVRSVAGADGQAATKAVAKARRRG from the coding sequence ATGACGAACCTTCCGGCCCCGCAGCCCACCCCGCCCGCGGTCGTCCAGCTCCCGGACGGCACCTGGGCCTACACCGACCGCCTTCCCATCCTCCCGGCGCAGGCGCAGACGCCGGTGCCGCAGGTGATCCACGTGCATCAGGCTCCGCCGGACCGCACTACCCAACGCGTCGCCCTCGGCGCCGGGGCCGGCGGCGGTGCGGTGGCGGCGGGCGTGTACTTCGGCCCGCTGCTGGTCGCCACGCTTACCTCGGTCGCGATCAGCCTCGCCATCGCCGCCCTGGTCGTCGCCCTCGTCTGCTCGGCCGTCGTCAGCGTGGTCCGCTCCGTCGCCGGCGCCGACGGGCAAGCCGCGACCAAGGCAGTCGCCAAAGCCCGGCGGCGTGGCTGA
- a CDS encoding protein spdB, whose amino-acid sequence MSAKTVLPAVAMTAVSMVLTLAVVLVWLGTAVPWPVALVVGLGIDGGWLATLAYERRLAAQGDHNRTVTGVGWFFGLVATGVLIAHALTAEESPGAWLAVAWLPLAAKAMWLVHSLWERTALTPAALGAIRGIQQEARDEAAVARARLRAEAATEETRLTAVTQAGARVARVQAKTADTLAEAWSTLETARRGEDTGRALTSVTTRVTPGVTPSWELPVWGPTEPVPALETGPALTDEALDALVDEIRHSETPALSYREMSARFRAAGHSASEVRLRAAWKRVAA is encoded by the coding sequence GTGAGCGCCAAGACCGTTCTTCCCGCCGTGGCGATGACGGCGGTGTCCATGGTCCTCACTCTGGCCGTGGTCCTGGTGTGGCTGGGCACGGCGGTGCCGTGGCCGGTCGCGCTGGTCGTCGGTCTCGGCATCGACGGTGGATGGCTTGCCACGCTCGCCTATGAACGCCGACTCGCCGCGCAGGGCGACCACAACCGCACCGTGACGGGCGTCGGCTGGTTCTTCGGCCTGGTCGCCACTGGCGTCCTCATCGCCCACGCGCTGACCGCCGAAGAGTCGCCGGGCGCGTGGCTGGCCGTGGCCTGGCTGCCCCTCGCGGCTAAGGCAATGTGGCTGGTCCACAGTCTGTGGGAGCGCACCGCCCTCACCCCGGCCGCGCTCGGTGCGATCCGGGGAATCCAGCAAGAGGCCCGTGACGAAGCGGCCGTTGCCCGCGCCCGGCTGCGGGCGGAAGCTGCCACCGAGGAGACCCGGCTGACGGCCGTGACGCAGGCCGGGGCCCGCGTCGCACGCGTCCAGGCCAAGACCGCTGACACCCTGGCCGAAGCATGGTCGACGCTGGAGACGGCGCGGCGGGGCGAGGACACCGGCAGGGCCCTGACCAGCGTGACGACCCGCGTCACACCCGGCGTCACACCCTCATGGGAACTCCCCGTGTGGGGCCCCACTGAGCCCGTTCCCGCGCTGGAGACAGGGCCCGCGCTCACGGATGAGGCGCTTGACGCGCTGGTCGACGAGATCCGGCACAGCGAGACGCCCGCCCTGTCCTACCGCGAGATGTCCGCCCGGTTCCGCGCGGCAGGCCACTCCGCATCCGAAGTCCGCCTACGGGCCGCATGGAAGCGCGTGGCCGCATGA
- a CDS encoding DUF6284 family protein: MKPIAALQAAVTAVPFDREPSAAELDAIDREMPVIRAEVELLDVQIMTLDRPLSELDERRLRRARRRVLAARVAVINQTAGASVPGGAA; the protein is encoded by the coding sequence ATGAAGCCCATCGCTGCACTTCAGGCGGCCGTTACGGCCGTGCCGTTCGACCGCGAGCCGTCGGCCGCGGAGCTGGACGCGATCGACCGCGAGATGCCCGTCATCCGGGCGGAGGTCGAGTTGTTGGACGTGCAGATCATGACGCTGGACCGGCCGTTGTCGGAGCTGGACGAGCGGCGGCTGCGGCGGGCGCGGCGGCGGGTGCTGGCCGCGCGCGTCGCCGTGATCAACCAGACGGCCGGTGCGAGCGTTCCCGGGGGTGCCGCGTGA